One genomic region from Vidua macroura isolate BioBank_ID:100142 chromosome 18, ASM2450914v1, whole genome shotgun sequence encodes:
- the ANAPC7 gene encoding anaphase-promoting complex subunit 7 encodes MSVVEHVREMAAAGLHSNVRLLSGLLLTMSGNNPELFSPSQKYQLLVYHADSLFHDKEYRNAVSKYTMALQQKKALSKTSKVRPSTGNAASTPQGQCLPSEIEVKYKMAECYTMLKQDKDAIAILDGIPSRQRTPKINMMLANLYKKAGQERSSVTSYKEVLRQCPLALDAILGLLSLSVKGAEVASMTINIIQSIPNLDWLSVWIKAYAFVHTGDNTRAINTICSLEKKSLLRDNVDLLGSLADLYFRAGDNKNSILKFEQAQMLDPYLIKGMDVYGYLLAREGRLEDVENLGCRLFNISDQHAEPWVVSGCHSFYSKRYSRALYLGAKAIQLNSNSVQALLLKGAALRNMGRVQEAIIHFREAIRLAPCRLDCYEGLIECYLASNSIREAMVMANNVYKTLGANAQTLTLLATVCLEDPVTQEKAKTLLDKALTQRPDYIKAVVKKAELLSREQKYEDGIALLRNALANQSDCVLHRILGDFLVAVNEYQEAMDQYSIALSLDPNDQKSLEGLQKMEKEESPTDATQEEDVDDMEGSGEEGDLEGSDSEAAQWADQEQWFGMQ; translated from the exons ATGAGTGTGGTGGAGCACGTGCGCGAGATGGCGGCCGCCGGGCTGCACTCCAACGTGCGGCTGCTCAGCGGGCTGCTCCTCACCATGAGCGGCAACAACCC GGAGCTGTTCTCTCCCTCTCAGAAGTACCAGCTCCTTGTCTATCATGCAGACTCCCTCTTCCATGACAAGGAGTACAGGAATGCTGTCAGCAAGTACACCATGGCCttacagcagaaaaaagccTTAAGTAAAACCTCCAAAGTCAGGCCTTCTACTGGGAATGCTGCATCAACACCCCAAGGCCAG tgtttaCCATCAGAAATTGAAGTGAAATACAAAATGGCTGAATGTTACACAATGCTGAAGCAAGATAAAGATGCCATTGCTATTCTTGATGGGATTCCTTCCAGGCAGAGAACTCCAAAG atCAATATGATGCTGGCAAATCTCTACAAGAAGGCAGGCCAGGAGCGCTCCTCGGTGACGAGCTACAAAGAGGTGCTGAGGCAGTGTCCCTTGGCCCTGGATGCCATCCTAG GCTTGCTCTCGTTGTCGGTGAAGGGAGCAGAAGTGGCCTCCATGACCATCAACATAATCCAGAGCATTCCCAACTTGGATTGGCTCTCCGTGTGGATCAAGGCATACGCCTTTGTGCATACTGGAGACAACACCAGAGCAATAAACACCATTTG CTCTTTAGAGAAGAAGTCATTGCTGAGGGATAATGTGGACTTGCTGGGGAGCTTAGCAGACCTATACTTCAGAGCTGGAGACAATAAAAACTCTATCCTAAAATTTGAACAAGCACAAATGCTGGATCCTTACCTAATAAAAG GAATGGATGTTTATGGTTATTTATTGGCTCGCGAGGGTCGGCTGGAGGATGTGGAGAACTTGGGCTGCCGGCTCTTCAATATTTCTGACCAACATGCAGAGCCCTGGGTGGTGTCTGG GTGTCACAGTTTCTACAGCAAAAGATACTCCCGTGCCTTATACTTGGGAGCCAAAGCTATCCAGCTGAACAGCAACAGTGtccaggccctgctgctgaAGGGAGCTGCTCTGCGCAACATGGGCCGGGTGCAGGAGGCCATCATCCACTTCCGGGAGGCAATCCGGCTGGCGCCCTGCCGCCTCGACTGCTACGAGG GTCTCATCGAGTGTTACCTGGCATCCAACAGCATCCGTGAAGCCATGGTGATGGCAAACAACGTGTACAAAACCCTGGGGGCAAATGCACAgaccctcaccctgctggccacagtcTGCCTGGAGGACCCAGTCAcacaggaaaaggcaaaaacatTGCTGGACAAAGCTCTCACACAAAGACCTGACTACATTAAAGCTGTGGTAAAGAAAGCAGAACTTCTCA gcagggagcagaagTATGAAGATGGGATTGCCTTGCTGAGGAATGCCCTGGCCAACCAGAGTGACTGTGTCCTGCACCGCATCCTGGGGGACTTCCTGGTGGCTGTCAACGAGTACCAGGAAGCCATGGACCAGTACAGCATAGCCCTGAG tTTGGATCCAAACGATCAGAAGTCACTGGAAGGAttgcagaaaatggaaaaagaggaaagtcCAACAGATGCCACCCAGGAAGAAGATGTGGATGACATGGAGGGAAGTGGAGAAGAGGGGGACTTGGAAGGCAGTGACAGCGAAGCAGCTCAGTGGGCAGATCAAGAACAGTGGTTTGGGATGCAGTAA